In the genome of Gemmatimonadota bacterium, the window CTTCGCCCAATATCAATGGCAACACATTGTAGCTGTCCTCACCCGCATCTTCGGGCAAAGTCTCGCCCAAAAGTGCCGCCACTGTCGCCAGCATGTCCGTCATGCAAATCGTCTCATCGCAAACTGTTCCCGCCGTTACCTTACCTGGCCAGCGTACCAAAAAAGGCACGCGGTGTCCGCCTTCATATATATCCGTTTTGTAACCAAAAAACTCTCCGTTGCACCGATGGCTATACGTCAAATGTTTTCTTCCGCGCACATTGTGAATCCCTTCATCGATTCTACCCAACAATTGCCGGGATGGCCAAACCTGACCATACCCATTGTCCGCCAATTCCTGCAACGCTTGCTCGGAATCGCCTGCAAGTCCGCCGTTATCACTTGAAAAGATCACCAGCGTGTTATCGAGCGCGCCGTGTTTTTCCAATTCTCCCAACAAACGCCCGACAATATCATCTAATTCTGCAACCTTATCACCTCTCAATCCCGCCTGACTTTTTCCAATCCACTTATGGGATGGCAAACACGGACGGTGGATTGCCGACGATGGAAAATACAAAAAGAAAGGATCATCCTGCCGCTCTTCAAAATGCGTATTTAGCCACGCTTTTGCTTTGCTAAGCAAAACCTGATCAATTTTCTCCGACGTATAATCCGGCGACATCAATCCCACAGGCGATTCGGTATCATACACTGGCCACTTCCGCTCATCCGGTTCCAAAACTGCGCGATCATTTTCAATAAAGCAATACGGCAGCATATTGTTTGACGCGTTCAACCCAAAAAAATAATCAAATCCGTGATCCAGTGGGCTTCCTTTTAACGGTTTAGTAAAATCAATCGCATCAATCTGATGCGGTGTCCAGACCTCCGGATCAAACGTCTCGCCATCTTTGGCCTGCCATCCCAAACCCAGATGCCATTTGCCAACCGCTGCGGTCGCATATCCATGAGACTTTAAGAGCGATGCCAGCGTCATTCGTCCTTCGTCTATCAGGGGTTTTGAAAAGTGTGGCAGTACGATCCTCTTTAACCAGGTGCGCCACGCATACCTTCCTGTCATCAATCCATATCGCGTAGGCGAACACATCGCCGAGTTGGTATGTGCATCGGTAAACCGCATCCCTTCCGCTGCTATCCGATCCAGATTTGGTGTTGGAATCTTTGACTCGGAATTATTTGCTCGTACATCACCAAACCCGAGGTCATCAGCCAGAATAAAGACGATATTGGGTTTACTCATCATGATCTCCTTTCTCAACCGCGTAGCCAGGCACCTTCTTTGAATCTCTCGTCTAACCGACGGCTAAGTTTTCTTGCGATATCTGAGTTTTCATTTGCGATATTGTTCAGCTCATCTGGATCATTTTCCAGGTCGTACAGCTCATTGATATCGTTTTGGTTTTCGATCAGTTTGTGTGTTTTCGTGCGAATCAACCTGAAATTACGAATTTGGCTGACCGATTCTGTGCGGTGATCATTCGTCTCGCCTCTCAAAACGGGTCCCAGTGACTGCGCGTCGATATTTTCCTGTGGTGGTAATCCGGCCCATTCGCAGATTGTCGCGTTGGTATCGATCAATTCTACAGGTTCTGCCGATACCCTGCCCCCCTCAATACCGGGTCCAGCCACAATAAGCGGCACGCGCAACGAAGCCTCATAGGGCACGCTTTTGCCATAAAGCCCGTGATCGCCGAGCATTTCACCGTGGTCGCTGGTGAATATAATGTACGTATTGTCCATCATTCCCCGCTTTTCAACCGCGTCTAATATTTCGCCAATTTGAGCGTCAATGAGTTCGATGTACGCACAATATTGCCGCCGCGTCTCCAGGATCTCAGCCCCGGTCAGCCCTTTTCTGCTGCTTTCAATATTTTTGGGTTTACCTTTGCCCGTTGCTGGGATCGGAGCTGGCATTTCGGCGTTGCGATATCGTTCGGCATATGCGGTCGGGGGATCAAATGGGCTGTGTGGTCCCACAAAACTCACGAATAAATGCCAGGGGAAATCGTCTGGTATGTCTTCGATCCACTGGACAGATCGCTGTCCGATGTACGTATCTGCAAATGCTTCGGTCGGCAGTACCGAATCGTGACTTGTTCTGGGACCACTTCGCGCTGAATAATCATCGACAAACGCATCGAGTAATCCTTTTTCTTTTAAAAAATGATTGTAGGGTCCCTGGGGAATTCTGCCCCTGCCAGCATGGCTTTTGCCTTCAACTTCAACGGGATGCGTAAAGCCCCACATATACGTAGCTGGTCTGTCGCCATCGCGTCCGTTGTACCCATCGGGTTTTGCCAGATCCAGTTTGCCCACGCAGCCTACGTAGTAATTGTGATCGCGTAGCCGTTGATAATAGGTTGTGGCTGTGCGTGGCAGAAAATTGTTGTTACCCAGTGCTCCCAGGCGAACGGGTTGCAGGCCGGATGCGACCGCAATGCGAGATGGCGCGCAAACCGGACAATTTGTCGTGCATTGTGTGAACTGAATGCCGCGCTCGGCCAGCCGGTCCAGATTGGGCGTTTTGACAAAATCAGCGCCCATTGATCCCAGATAATCCCATCGGTGCTGGTCGTCCATGATATAGAGAATATTCGGTCGGTCCTGAGACATAGGTTCTCCATTCTTTGATGTGTTGTCAGGGTTTATTAAATTTTGATACGGTGTCCAGACTAAGGCCTCCTCGGATGAAGGTTTCCCAGCTGTGTACGGGGAGTTCTTTCAAGATATTCAGGAGGTTTTTCCGGTTGATTTGAGGAACTTCATCCGGGCTCAATTTGACCAGGCGAATCAGCGCGTCCATGGCGAATCCGACGTCGATGACATTTTTGTCGGTTCGGATAATGTTTTTTAAGGTCTCGATTGTCGGCTCGAGTGCATTGCCGAGGATCCTGGTGCCGTGGGAACAGAGGATGACGATGGACCACAGGGCGTTTTCCCGGACGGCAGAGCGAACGGGCTTAAAGCGGTCGAGGCCAAAATCGACGCCACTGCCTTCGCAGACGTCGCAGTCGTCGGTTGGGCGAACAAATTTGATGCTTCGTTTTTGCGCTTTGTCCATGCTGGGGCGATTTTTTTCTCGGCTGAGGCTTTGTAAGAGCGCATCAATACAAGTGGGGATCAGGTCAGTGCCTTTACCAGTAGCCACTGCACGGCGTCCCAAACAGCCGAGGGTTCCCGCGGCTACAGAACGGACATAGACAGAGGAATCGTTGTGTAAGCAGGAGGTAACTGCGTCGAGTACATCCTTTGTGAGATGGCTGGCATCGCCCAGGCCATAGACACCTGCTTTGCGAATCCATTTGATAGGCGATCGAGTTGCTTCGATGAGTGTGTCTGTCGCATCTGGTCCCACGGCGATCAGGCCGTATGTGGCTGCGCGTCGCACATTTTCGCGGTCGGTGTAGAGCGCGCGTCCGAGAATTTTGGTGGCCAATGCCGGGTCGCCAATTGAGGCGAGTTTGTAAGCAGCCCCAATTCGGGCGGGTTCAGCTTCGTCGTATTTGGCGTGGAGTTGTTCGAAAAGGGCTTTGGCTTCGCGCTCTTTTTCTTTTTGCGAAGCAGATTTTGATTCGGGACGCGGTGGCGGTGCCTGGCCGGTTTTGATCCAGTGATGATGATAGCGCCACACTTCGGTGGCATCGTCTGGTGCCTCAGAGAGGTTGACGCGGGTGATGGGGTCGATGCCGAGGTCGTTCATTGGCACAACGGTTGTTGTCCCGTTGGGTGATGGATCGGTAGTGCGATAGAGCCAGAAGCGCCACATAAAGCGCGGGTTGTCGTCCCAGGTGCGCCAGTCATCGCGCCGGTGGTTGCCCCTGTGGAAGGTGTTGTGCGAGTAGATGATCACGCTGCCTGCGCGGAGTGGTCCTGCTTCAAAGGGGAGTACGAGAGGCCATTGTGTGTCGGTGACGGCATCGCGCATGCGAATGTCATGGGCGGTGCGCTGGTTGACGATGTCTTCGATATCGTATTTGGATTGGGGCCCGCTGACGTGTTCGCTTTGCATGTCGAAGAAGTAGGCAAAATCGAGGTGGTCTGCGCCCGCAAAGTTGTCGTGGTTTTCTTCGTGGTTAAAGGTCCAATATTGTGAGTAGGGGATGGTTGCTGTGGGCCCCATTTCTGCTGTGACATCTTGAGGATAATACAGCATTTCCAGTTGGACGGCCTGATGGTGGCGCTGTTTTCGGCCGTTGTATGGGCCGTTGTCGTCTTTGTGCCAGTGTTGATCTCTGGGGCCACTGGTAAAGACTGCGTTGTGGGTAAAGGGGACGATGGCCCAATTTTTACCTGCGAGCTGGTCACAGGCTGAGACGAGGCCGGGTGCGTTGAGGACTTCGAGTACGTCGGGGATGATGCCCGTTGTGACGCGTTTTTTCTCTTTTTTAGCCTTTTTTTCGAAGTCGTAAACGCGTTTGTGGACTTCGGCGGGGATGCCCAGGTCTTCGGGGGAAAGGATGACTATGCCCCGGCTTGCAAAATCTGTGACCAGACGGTCGGGTGTGGTATATGTGAGGGGGGTAAAATCAGATGTTCGGGTGCGGGAACTCATGTTTCAGGTTCTCCTTTGGGATTGAGAGGGCGACTCAATAAGTTGATTTTTAGAGCATTTTCCGGTACTATGTCCATTGGTTTTGTTATGATACAAAAATTTAAGGTTTGCGTAAACAGCGTATCAACTCTTATATGACATCTCTAATCGTTTTTGTCAAAAATCCACTTCCCGGAGCGGTTAAGACCCGGTTGCAGACGCGCTATGCACCCGATCAGGTTGCAGCCCTTTACACCGCGTTTGTGCGCGATGTGCTGGCGCGGGGTGAAAGTATTGATGTCGATAGACGGGTGATTGCTTTTGATCCGCCCGATGCAGAGTCCGAGGTTCGCGCGCTTTTTGGTGGGGGGGTGAAGGCTCAATGGCAGTTCGTTCCCCAGGTGCAGGATGACCTTGGTGTTCGCATGCGAGAAGCTCTTGTTCAAGAACTCGATGCAGGTGCATCAGCAGCCGTTCTCATTGGTACGGATATCCCTTCTCTGCCAGCCCACCATATTACGCAGGCATTCGATCTGCTGCACACAAAGGATGTTGTTTTAGGTCCGAGTACAGATGGTGGATACTATCTCGTTGGTGTTTCAAAATCGACGCCGGAAATTTTCGAGGATGTGGCATGGAGTACGCCCAGTGTTTTGTCGCAGACTATTGACCGCGTTCAGCGCGCGGGGAATACGCTCGGTCTCGTTCCCCCCTGGTTTGATGTCGATACCCCCGATGAACTCGATTTTCTTCTCGCCCATGCGCGCGCTACAATACTCGCTACGGGCATAGATCCCTTACCGTACACGCATGCCTGTTTGTCGAACTTGACTTGATCTTTTTGGGCGCGTATCTTGCGAAGTCATCATTTCGAGATAGGAGTTCTCAATGGTTATTCGCTATATTCTCGCGCTTTTTTTTGCTTTCTCTTGTCTGCATCCCGCAATTGCTCAGGAACGCTACAAATTTGCTTTTGTCACGCATGGCGGACCTGGAAATCCATTCTGGAATGTGGTGATTAAGGGTATGGAAGATGCGGCCAAACGCTATGATGTGGATGTGCAATGGTTGAGCAATCCCACATTTTCAATTGCGGATATGCCCAATTTTCTCGATGACGCTATTGCAAATAAGGTCAATGGCATTGGCATTACGTGTCCGGATCCCGAAGCTATTCGGGAGAGCGTTGTGCGCGCACACGCGGCGGGTATTCCCATTATTGTGCTCAATACGGCGGATCCCAATGCGGGGGGAGATAATGCACTGCCCACGCAATTTTATGTGGGTGCCAGCGAGTATCTCGGCGGTCAATCCAATGCCAAAGCCATTCTCGCCGAGGCGGAAAAACGCGGGATCGCGGTTCAGCGCGCGGTATGTCCTATCCAGGAACTCGGGCACAGTGGTCTCGAAGCGCGATTTGCCGGATTCTCGAGTATTTTTGAAGAGAGAGGCATTGTCGTTGACGGTTTGACCATATCTAATGATGTCGAGCAGTCTGCGGGCTTGTTGCGCGACTATTTTCTCGGGCATCCCGAGACCAATGCCATCGCTACCCTGGGACCGCTGCCAGCCGATGCTTTTTATCTTTTTCTTGAGGAAGAGGGAAAAAAAGTTGGCGAAATTTTGCATGTTACCCACGATACGAGTACGTCCATATTTGAGCATATTCGGAGGGGATATACGGTTCAGGCTGTCGATCAACAGCCCTATTTGCAGGGTTATCTGACTGTTTCTTTTTTGTATTTGAATAATGCCTATGGTCTTACTCTCGCACAGGATGTGCTCACAGGCCCGTTCGCCATTAATGCAACAAATGTTGACCGCATTGACAGATTAGTGACCGCAGGTTATAGATAGGATTTCTATTGAAGCCTTATGACGCCATTCGCACCCGCCTTGCGCGCTCTCCAGAAGCTGGCGCCGCAGCGGGTTTTTCCGTTATATTTTTGATCTTTGCATTCGCCACGCCAGATACATTTCTTTCCCATAGCGCGATATCATCCATTCTCAATAGTCAGGCCGTTCCGGGCATCCTCGCGATAGGTATTACGCTTTTGATGATTTCTGGAGAGTTTGATCTTTCAGTTGGTTCTATTCTGGGGGTGTCTTCTCTCGCATTTCTCTATGCGACCGTAAATGGTGTACCTGTTTTACTCGCGGCAGGAATTGGATTAATTGCCGGCTGTTTGCTCGGTCTGATCAATGGGTTGCTTCTCATATCGACGGGTATTCCTTCCTTTATTATTACGTTGGGGACGATGCTCGCGTATCGCGCCATTCCCCTTACGGTTATTTCCGGCGGGCGCATTATTCGATATGCCGATTATTCGC includes:
- a CDS encoding arylsulfatase, whose amino-acid sequence is MSKPNIVFILADDLGFGDVRANNSESKIPTPNLDRIAAEGMRFTDAHTNSAMCSPTRYGLMTGRYAWRTWLKRIVLPHFSKPLIDEGRMTLASLLKSHGYATAAVGKWHLGLGWQAKDGETFDPEVWTPHQIDAIDFTKPLKGSPLDHGFDYFFGLNASNNMLPYCFIENDRAVLEPDERKWPVYDTESPVGLMSPDYTSEKIDQVLLSKAKAWLNTHFEERQDDPFFLYFPSSAIHRPCLPSHKWIGKSQAGLRGDKVAELDDIVGRLLGELEKHGALDNTLVIFSSDNGGLAGDSEQALQELADNGYGQVWPSRQLLGRIDEGIHNVRGRKHLTYSHRCNGEFFGYKTDIYEGGHRVPFLVRWPGKVTAGTVCDETICMTDMLATVAALLGETLPEDAGEDSYNVLPLILGEEIEKPIREATVHHSGQGMFAIRKGKWKLVLGQESGGQTDRTVETEGQLYDMETDKEETTNVYEEHPEVIAELTALLEKYEHEGRSAPVMA
- a CDS encoding sulfatase-like hydrolase/transferase, which translates into the protein MSQDRPNILYIMDDQHRWDYLGSMGADFVKTPNLDRLAERGIQFTQCTTNCPVCAPSRIAVASGLQPVRLGALGNNNFLPRTATTYYQRLRDHNYYVGCVGKLDLAKPDGYNGRDGDRPATYMWGFTHPVEVEGKSHAGRGRIPQGPYNHFLKEKGLLDAFVDDYSARSGPRTSHDSVLPTEAFADTYIGQRSVQWIEDIPDDFPWHLFVSFVGPHSPFDPPTAYAERYRNAEMPAPIPATGKGKPKNIESSRKGLTGAEILETRRQYCAYIELIDAQIGEILDAVEKRGMMDNTYIIFTSDHGEMLGDHGLYGKSVPYEASLRVPLIVAGPGIEGGRVSAEPVELIDTNATICEWAGLPPQENIDAQSLGPVLRGETNDHRTESVSQIRNFRLIRTKTHKLIENQNDINELYDLENDPDELNNIANENSDIARKLSRRLDERFKEGAWLRG
- a CDS encoding HEAT repeat domain-containing protein; the protein is MSSRTRTSDFTPLTYTTPDRLVTDFASRGIVILSPEDLGIPAEVHKRVYDFEKKAKKEKKRVTTGIIPDVLEVLNAPGLVSACDQLAGKNWAIVPFTHNAVFTSGPRDQHWHKDDNGPYNGRKQRHHQAVQLEMLYYPQDVTAEMGPTATIPYSQYWTFNHEENHDNFAGADHLDFAYFFDMQSEHVSGPQSKYDIEDIVNQRTAHDIRMRDAVTDTQWPLVLPFEAGPLRAGSVIIYSHNTFHRGNHRRDDWRTWDDNPRFMWRFWLYRTTDPSPNGTTTVVPMNDLGIDPITRVNLSEAPDDATEVWRYHHHWIKTGQAPPPRPESKSASQKEKEREAKALFEQLHAKYDEAEPARIGAAYKLASIGDPALATKILGRALYTDRENVRRAATYGLIAVGPDATDTLIEATRSPIKWIRKAGVYGLGDASHLTKDVLDAVTSCLHNDSSVYVRSVAAGTLGCLGRRAVATGKGTDLIPTCIDALLQSLSREKNRPSMDKAQKRSIKFVRPTDDCDVCEGSGVDFGLDRFKPVRSAVRENALWSIVILCSHGTRILGNALEPTIETLKNIIRTDKNVIDVGFAMDALIRLVKLSPDEVPQINRKNLLNILKELPVHSWETFIRGGLSLDTVSKFNKP
- a CDS encoding TIGR04282 family arsenosugar biosynthesis glycosyltransferase is translated as MTSLIVFVKNPLPGAVKTRLQTRYAPDQVAALYTAFVRDVLARGESIDVDRRVIAFDPPDAESEVRALFGGGVKAQWQFVPQVQDDLGVRMREALVQELDAGASAAVLIGTDIPSLPAHHITQAFDLLHTKDVVLGPSTDGGYYLVGVSKSTPEIFEDVAWSTPSVLSQTIDRVQRAGNTLGLVPPWFDVDTPDELDFLLAHARATILATGIDPLPYTHACLSNLT
- a CDS encoding substrate-binding domain-containing protein, with the protein product MVIRYILALFFAFSCLHPAIAQERYKFAFVTHGGPGNPFWNVVIKGMEDAAKRYDVDVQWLSNPTFSIADMPNFLDDAIANKVNGIGITCPDPEAIRESVVRAHAAGIPIIVLNTADPNAGGDNALPTQFYVGASEYLGGQSNAKAILAEAEKRGIAVQRAVCPIQELGHSGLEARFAGFSSIFEERGIVVDGLTISNDVEQSAGLLRDYFLGHPETNAIATLGPLPADAFYLFLEEEGKKVGEILHVTHDTSTSIFEHIRRGYTVQAVDQQPYLQGYLTVSFLYLNNAYGLTLAQDVLTGPFAINATNVDRIDRLVTAGYR